A part of Dreissena polymorpha isolate Duluth1 chromosome 13, UMN_Dpol_1.0, whole genome shotgun sequence genomic DNA contains:
- the LOC127854478 gene encoding uncharacterized protein LOC127854478: MQTPPPVMASTSTTPALSRYNRHMEGAQMSQFASLVHPDVLDNISNEANNAATQTDVNNQCLQGMEYEISALRAENQHLKNQLSDKYSEKDFEGNDHKVKHLTGLSSYEMLMFLFQYLSPYLPSSLVLSQFRTFS; the protein is encoded by the exons ATGCAAACGCCACCACCTGTGATGGCTTCTACATCAACAACACCTGCATTATCGCGCTACAACCGTCACATGGAAGGTGCACAGATGTCACAGTTTGCAAGTCTAG TCCATCCGGATGTACTTGACAACATTTCCAATGAGGCGAACAATGCAGCGACGCAGACAGATGTTAACAACCAGTGCCTGCAGGGTATGGAGTATGAGATAAGTGCTCTTCGTGCCGAAAACCAGCACCTGAAGAATCAGTTGTCTGACAAATATTCAGAAAAGGACTTTGAAGGGAATGATCACAAAGTGAAGCATTTGACTGGGTTGTCATCTTATGAAATGCTGATGTTCTTGTTTCAGTACCTGTCACCTTATCTACCTTCATCACTTGTGCTCAGTCAATTTAGAACATTTTCTTGA